DNA from Bacteroidia bacterium:
TAGCTCATCCCGACGAGTACCTGGTACCACAGAGCAGGCTTTTGGAGCGCTTCGAAGCCTATCCCGAGTTGGTAGAAAACACACGAAAGCTATTGGCAAATTGCCGTTTCACCTTCGATTTCAAAGAGCATAAAAACAAGAAAACCTTTACCCATTCGGAGGAGGAAGACAAGCGCATGTTGGAAAAACTGGCCTGGGAAGGTTTTGCCCAACGCTACGGCTCCGACAACCGGGTAGCCCGGTCCAGGGTAGAAAAAGAACTGAAAATCATCAACGAATTAGGTTTTAACGCCTATTTTCTAATCGCCTGGGACATTATACGCTTCTCCATGTCGAAAGGAATTTACCATGTAGGACGAGGCAGTGGGGCCAACAGCATCGTATCCTATTGCATTCGCATTACCGATGTAGATCCCATTGAACTCGACCTGTATTTCGAGCGCTTTTTAAACCCCAAGCGCAAGTCTCCACCCGATTTCGACATCGACTATTCGTGGAAAGACCGGGATTTGATTCACCACTACATTTTCCGCAAGTACGGCAGGCGACATGCGGCTTTGCTAGGTACTATGAATACGTTTAAAGACAGTTCCATCATTCGGGAACTGGGCAAAATTTATGGCTTACCCAAGGTTGATATCGACCGCATGGTAGACGAGCCCAATTCCCCCCTGAACAATACCGAATTATGCCAAACCGTACTATCCTACTACGAAAGCATTGCCGACTTTCCCAACATACGCTCCATCCATGCCGGCGGGGTTTTGATTACCGAAAAGCCCATTACCTGTTTTGTAGCCCTGGATTTACCGCCCAAGGGCTTTCCTACCGTGCAATTCGACATGTACACCGCCGAAGATGTAGGGCTCGACAAACTGGACATTTTGAGTCAGCGCGGAATTGGCCATATCAAGGAAGCGGCCGAAATCATCCTGGAAAACCGGGGCGAAGAAGTAGATGTGTTCGATGTAGAACGCTTCAAGCGGGATATGAAAATCAATGCCTATTTAAAACAGGGCGACAGCATCGGTTGTTTTTACATTGAGTCGCCGGCCATGCGAGGTTTGCTAAAGAAGTTGCATTGTTCCGATTACCTCACGTTGGTAGCAGCTAGTTCGATTATACGTCCGGGAGTAGCCAAATCGGGCATGATGCGGGCCTACATTTCGCGTTTTCACGACCCCGGCAGCACGGTATACCTGCATCCGGTGATGGAAGAGCAGTTGCGCGAAACCTATGGCGTAATGGTGTACCAGGAAGATGTACTAAAAATTGGTCACCATTTCGGGGGATTGGATCTGGCCGATGCCGATGTATTGCGGCGCATGATGAGCGGAAAAGGCCGAAACAAAAAGCATTTAGAGGAAATTGAAGACAAATTTTTCGGAAATACCAGGGCCAAGGGATACGACCCCGATGTAGCAAGGGAGGTGTGGCGGCAGATTGAATCCTTTGCCGGTTACAGCTTCAGCAAGGCCCACAGCGCCAGTTATGCCGTAGAAAGCTACCAGAGTTTGTTTTTAAAAACCTATTACCCGGTAGAGTTTATGGTGGCAGTAATCAACAATTTCGGCGGCTTTTACCAACGTTGGGTGTACATCAACGAGGCACGAAAGTTGGGGGCTACCATCCATTTGCCCTGTGTGAACCATAGCCGTTATTTTACCTGTGTGTATGGCAAGGAGGTTTACTTGGGTTTTGTGCACCTGCGCAGTCTGGAACAGAAACTGGCCGAGGAGTTGGAAAAGGAGC
Protein-coding regions in this window:
- the dnaE gene encoding DNA polymerase III subunit alpha; this encodes MILNAHSYYSLRYGTLSVPELVDYLISHGYTEAVLTDINNSSGCLEFVKAAGEKGLRALVGMEFKEEKTHYIAIAQNEEGFREINELRSYCNLEQKPLPKRPVFQQAFVVYPLGKMNLPALQPNEFIGIPPHALNKLVSIPRRYFNKLVILQSLTFRDGKGYEIHRKLRAVGETKLLSQLQPDDVAHPDEYLVPQSRLLERFEAYPELVENTRKLLANCRFTFDFKEHKNKKTFTHSEEEDKRMLEKLAWEGFAQRYGSDNRVARSRVEKELKIINELGFNAYFLIAWDIIRFSMSKGIYHVGRGSGANSIVSYCIRITDVDPIELDLYFERFLNPKRKSPPDFDIDYSWKDRDLIHHYIFRKYGRRHAALLGTMNTFKDSSIIRELGKIYGLPKVDIDRMVDEPNSPLNNTELCQTVLSYYESIADFPNIRSIHAGGVLITEKPITCFVALDLPPKGFPTVQFDMYTAEDVGLDKLDILSQRGIGHIKEAAEIILENRGEEVDVFDVERFKRDMKINAYLKQGDSIGCFYIESPAMRGLLKKLHCSDYLTLVAASSIIRPGVAKSGMMRAYISRFHDPGSTVYLHPVMEEQLRETYGVMVYQEDVLKIGHHFGGLDLADADVLRRMMSGKGRNKKHLEEIEDKFFGNTRAKGYDPDVAREVWRQIESFAGYSFSKAHSASYAVESYQSLFLKTYYPVEFMVAVINNFGGFYQRWVYINEARKLGATIHLPCVNHSRYFTCVYGKEVYLGFVHLRSLEQKLAEELEKERSLHGPFRSLEDFVLRLRPGIEQLCLLIRIDAFRDLGQNKKNLLWEAHSLLGTRKKEEVRDVLFSEPAQTYTLPDFRSDAIENAYDEMELLGFTVSVSEFDLLVTRFRGEVMAKDLMKHIGKMVRMVGNYVTNKPVRTVKGSLMAFGTFLDANGDFFDTTHFPPGLASYPFRGRGCYLLLGKVVEEFGFPSVEVEKMAKLPIKGNPKVE